The Triticum aestivum cultivar Chinese Spring chromosome 6D, IWGSC CS RefSeq v2.1, whole genome shotgun sequence genomic sequence aaggccaggcgggcaccagcgggcgcagtgtaccagtttcccctttggtgctaaggaggcaagcgcaggcgtggagtaccgaggaatcaagcaaaggtttccatattggtgaaaCAAGACCAAGGACCGCCAGGACGacgggacggaggtcatcatggagcccaacgcagcgtcaccaccagagccttttgcaggcgaagactacttttgtcaggatagcttgtactagtttccCCCCTTCAAAtatggtcgttgtgggatcccttcccacctacatttgggaagatgaccaagaccactataaataggacttagccaccactatAGAGAGGACGGATCGATTCCaccctgaccacctcaccagctcatcgagctcaagaacacctcatgtCCTGGGGCCGTTCCcacactgtactagttcatcctcagcccctcgaggcaatccaccacaaagctggagtagggtattacacgcaaggtggcccgaactaggataaactgccgtgtctcttgttctttgggttcgtcgagctaggccgtggaatcgttgagTAGGCAGACTTGGGAGAGAGAgctctttgcacgcaccccagagttcgaacctctcaagggtctgcggaaccccaaatccgacaaaagaggtgctttgtgatgggttcgatcttacggtgcttgatcctagtgacagaaggggaaccgacatgtatgtatcgttgttattaaggataacaagatgaggtctattactacataaatagatcttgtctacatcatgtcatcgttcttattgcattactccatttttccatgaacttaatacactacatgcatgctggatagcggtcgatgtgtggagtaatagtagtatatgcaggcaggagttggtctactaatcttcgacgtgatgcctatataattatcattgcctggatatcgtcatgattatttgaagttctatcaattgcccaacagtaatttgtttacccaccgtatgctatttttctcgagagaagccactagtgaaatctacggcccccgggtctcttctttattatatttgccttcgagatctatttttatttgcttttatttttcagatctattaatctagaaacacaaaaataccttgctggaatttttatttatttattttatctcgcgttccagcgagatctatttatccaatctactacaattttacctatctttttacctgtgagggattgacaacccctctcttacgtcgggttgcaagtatgtattctttgtgtgcaggagttgtttacgtggtgttgcgtggttctcctactggttcgataaccttggtctcatcacttagggaaatacctactgtagctgtgccgcatcatcccttcctctttggggaaataccgacgtagttcaagccgcatcaggggccctgggtgagcacaacccaccagggcgccccccctcctggcgcgcccaggtgggttttccccaccaggtggccccgcagaccctgattccaactatataaatcctattttcggagaaaaaaatcatggagaaagtatcgcgtttcacgagacgaagccgccgccatctcctgttcttcatcgggaggccagatctggagtccgtttgtggctccggagaggggaatcttcgatcttcatcatcaccaacccttctccatcgccaattccatgatgctccctatcgggagtgagtaattcctttgtaggctcgctggtcggtgagggagttggatgagattcatcatgtaatcaagttagttttgttagggcttgatccctagtatccattatgttctgagactgatgttgctatgactttgccatgcttaatgcttgtcactttgggcccgggtgccatgatctcagatctgaaccgtttatgttatcaccattatatctatgttctagatccgatctccCAAGTTATATGTACCTGCTTTGTGTTATGATCCACAAACCTTGGAGTGACAGTATtcaggatactttccggtgatgaccgtagtttgaggagttcatgtattctattaaaaggaggccttaatatcccttagtttccttatggaccccgctgccacgggagggcaggacaaaagatgtcatgcaagttctttccataagcacgtatgactatttacggaatacatgcctacattatatttatgaactggagctagttttgtatcgccctaggttatgactattatatgatgaatatcatccaacgaattcaccgatccaatgcctacaagtttTTCATATATTggtcttgctaagttactattggtATTGCTACTGTCACAACTGCTACAAAATCATTGagatcactgttaccgttactattattgttactactgctatcaaaactatcatattactgtgctactaatcatattgctgcagataattaatctctaggtgtgattgaattgacaactcagctgctaatatttgcaaatattctttggcttcccttgtgtcgaatctataaatttgggttgaatactctaccctcgaaaactgttgtgatcccctatacttgtgggttatcatatccacacatgtatttaagtttctgatcaatacaattctagcatgaataataaacctttatcatgaataaggaaattaaaataacaactttattattgcctctagggcatattacctcCAGTAACCTGCCCGGAGAGGCGAGACCGCGACAGCtatctgaagatggaataaggttctccctgccTAGTCCCCGTCCTGGTGGTGTTTCTTCCATCGTCGAAGGGTGTAAGGAGGTTTGTCTCatgcggattttgcgggattcggTCGGTGTTTGTCTTCAGTAATCCACGTGGATCCTGTGTTCGTCCATCTGTGTTCATGTGTCTACAGGTTGGATTCTTCCGATCTACGCTACTTTTCATCGGCGGTTGTTGCTGTACTAGTGCACCGGTcctatgggaccttagcacgacaacttcccgattgtctactacaataaggtttgcccAGTTCCAATGAGGGAGGGCCGAAGACGGCGGTGCGCCTTCGGATCGCTGGAGTGATcgtagttgtcgctaggtggtctatgtaTCTGGATGTatttttacttctggtgttctttgtactatctTGAAAGtggatgaatagattggaagttttctcgcaaaaaaccGAGCATAACTTGTGATGCCTGCATTCACAAGAAACCTCGAAGCCAAGCGCTAATCATAATAAAAGTGTGTGCAAAGTTTCCCTGTAACATACGGTCCTTTCATCACTTATAGTACCCCAAAGATTCTACGCATTTTGTAACTGGAAATGAAAAATAATGACCAAAATTGATTGTACATCTAGAATAAACGTAAGTAAACATGATCCCATGCAGAAACTTGACATGCCACCCTTGGCAAGGCCCATCGGCCATCACAAGATCTTGGAAAAAACAGTTCATACTTGCAGAATTTACCACAAACATTGCAAACACCTCAGGAACCACTGTTAGCTTAGAGTCAGTGAACATGAACACCGTTGACCCTAGACAACAAGGGCACATATCCATCCACACAAAAAAGTTACCCAGTAGCATTAGATAAGCCTCACTTGAAGGTTCCATACTGAACAAAGCACCCTTGAAAAACTAGATGGAAAGAAGGTTTCACACCAACTCCACTTGGAAGTTTTGGACCTATACTAGAAATACACCGATCGAAACAAGACAACATACTTGGAAGAATTGGACACCATCACTTGGTGGTAATGGGCCTACAGAGCATCATCTAATAAAAACATGAATCTGTTAGTTCCAGGAACAAAGTCGGTAGTTTGGGGCCTGCACTTAGGTGTTGGTTAGCTCTCTGCTTGTCAACTTGGAGGTATCGACTTGCTTCTATGATAGTTCCGGGGAAGTCTTAAAGTGGTAGATTGAAGCGATTTTCACTGCAAATCTTGAGTGATAGATGGAAGATTTTGGCAATATGCGTAACTAGATTAAGTGCAAGTGCCCTTCTGGAAACTACGCCTTGATATCGAGTTTGATTCCACCAAAAGCCAATTACAGTTGCAAACCGCTACATGGCATGGATTTTCTCAATTTTTAGGGGTCACCAAGAAAAGTGCACAACCCTATACTTTATATAATGATTATTCTCTTAATTGTCTATTCATTAATCATCTGAAACCCATAATAGGGGCACTAGATTCATTTTTTAGACTTTGAGGGCAATGTTACCATTGACAACACAGCTGTAAATCCACTAGCACCATGTGGGAGGGAAACTTCTCATCCAAAATATTGTATGTTCAAGGAAATATCATTTAACATTTTCAGGCCTTCTCTAAATCAAATTTCATAATTATTTGTTCAACTTTTCCTCATGTGACTCATGAATGATTTGGTGCACGACGACCACCATGCATAGGATGTTTCCAGCTCGCATCAACGTCGTCTAAGTGGGTCAGACCACATGGTTAATAGCTGCATCTAGCTAATTTTTTGGTACTTGTAAAGATTTTGAAGCTATCATCTAGCAAACAAATGAGTTTGTGCTGCCAAATGGAACAAGCATCCATCATTCTAGGGAGCACGATATCTCACCAGAATCCATCTTAAAAAGACCTATAATGCTATCACTAGGAGATCATAAACAACTTAATTTATTCATACAAGTGTTTCTAGAATTTTGTTGGAAAACAGTCTGTTCAGGAGATTTATTATGTTCCATTTCGAACACAATCTCCTTCAACTCTTGAAAACATGATGACTCTTGACATTGGGCTTGTCTGACAATATGAAACATATTTCTTTTTTTGTTGGCGTACCTGATTAATTAAGGGGGTGCTATCAAATGAGAGGCTAAAAGTGATAAGGTAATAACACAATCAAATATCAAAATGGTTGATTTTTAAGCACTATTTGGAACAAGGGTTCCTCTTTGGCTAAGATGCAGGAAGCGAACCCGATTTTGGTCCATAGAGACCTACTTGGAATAAAATTGGTGGCTTGTAGGTACTTATGTTCCCACCTTTCTGGCATTCACCTGGTCGATTACCGATATTCATTTGGAGGTAATTTGAACCAAAATCACAAATCAATATATACACCCTAGTCCACTTTGATGCTCTTATTAAAAAATTGCCCATGCGGATATTATACAAAAGGAAAACCTATATTTCTCTGCTCGTGTCATTAGGGCGTCTTTTTAACCAAAAGAACCAACTTTAATGGAATTAGACGGTCAAGATAGGTGGTTTTCCAAATCAACACATGTATACACAGACTTTGATTGGTTAGTAAGTTGGTTTAAACTGGTTTAAGAGGAAGAGAAGGTCACTATCCATTTTGGAGGTGGAGTTATATGGTTTTATGCATATGGTAGATCAAAGCATGGGAAAAACATTGATACTGTGCGACTGGATATATAACATGCATGTATTACAAGAACATAAAGGAAAATAATTCAACCACATAAGAACCAAGGAACAAGTATTACCAATGATTTGATGACAAACTGTTTTTGTTAACGACCGCTACACTTTATAATTTTCATTGGCATAAACCTAAGATAATCAATCATTTCCTCTAGAAACCTCTATATAGAGTTTGCTTAAACCATACACTCCAACCAAGACTTTTAAGTAAAGTAGAATGAATGGGAACATGCAGACATATATAAAACATAACTCATCTAATGTATAAACTAATTCATGGAGGATtgtgatttgttatttttctttttcatagTGGGAATATTCACTTTTTTAAAGTTGAACTGTCTTGAAAAATAAGTAGCTAATATATCTTTCCTTTTAAAAGTTGCGATTTAAAGCTCGTGCATGCATACTTGTGAACATAAACGTCAAAATTGTATGAAAAAAGGTTTAACCTTAAATTTCAGTTGTGGAGTTATGTGGTTAGTTTTGTTTAGTGCAATAAGAAAAATATGCTAATTTAAACAATATGTTCGTAGAAGGATTTATAAAAAGTAAACAATGTGATTTATTTTGCAAATTGTAACAAGAATATTTACTAGGTCAACTAGTATATTGACAGTATAAGTTATAAATAAATATAAAATGTAATTAATTTGGCCAACTGCAATAGATAAATCTACTAATTAAGATTATATTTTGACCGAATGAGTCAAAAAAGTTCACATAATATGACATTTGCCAAGTGGATAAACAGACACAAAAGTTGTAATTCTAAATTGATAAAATGAGCAATATAAATAAGAAAATATGGTTAATATTGCTAAGTGTAACATATTTTGTTTCACTACTTACTCCTATTTTGTGCTGATTGTCCAAGTTATAATGAAGTATTTTTTTGGCAAGTGTGCACCAATGTCCCCATGCATTGGATCAACCACACCTCATACCCACTACCGCCCCACATAACAAGTACTCTAGAAAGACCAAATTTATTCATTATCTCATTTCTAGGGTGTGTAGGACAAAAAAAATTGGAaatatgaagaggaagaggaaatgAGGAGGAAGAGCTCCATCTCACAAAATCCATGCTAGGGTGTGGTGTCTCTACTGCCTGACACCTCCTGAGCTCCATCCCAAAATGTTGCTTCTGCGATCAAAGTGAGACTACTAAAATCTCATTTTTACTACCATTACTCGTCCATGGTGGCATCTAACTTATGTACTCCTTGAATCTTTCCTAACATGTTTGGTAACCGGGTGAGATGATTAAATACAACTTCGAAGACTCTTATTGTGGCCGGATTGCGATCTCACTTTGGCTATGGAGGAACAACATCTTTTTTCATAAGAGGAAAATTAATCTCAAATGTGAATTTTATATTCATGTAAATTTTAGCTCCGTACTTGGTGTACAATTCAACCCATGGCGGTGGTACCCCGTCAAAGACCTGTTTACAAGGAATGTGGGGTCAGCCTAGTCCTCACATCATGGTGTCTTGAGTGTTCTCTTCTAGACAGTTTGCTTTCCTCTTACTTGTTGTTGGCACATTATGTTTTTGCTGGGTTTGTCTTTTTGGTTTTGtagtactcccttcggtcctttttgCTCATGTAAGATTTGTCtgaagtttgaccaactttataggaaaAATATTAATATTCATAATATGAAACTAATATCATTAGATGTGTCATGAATTTAATTTTCATACATTATAACTTTAGAATTGTCTACGTtgatactttttatatataaataggaTCAAGCTTTACGTagttgacttcagacaaatcttatatgcagagtaaaaaggacccgATGGAGTAAGTTGGTTGTATACATTTTAGATGATAGGCTAGGTGAGCATCCATTTATGACAAGTTATACGGATACCAGTGTAAGAACCCATCAATAAAAGCCATCTTTTTTTAAAGATGGATGTTATGCTACTATGAGTCATGCATGACGATAAATAAGATGatttatgatactaatctatgatattaTGCACTATGAATGTAATATTATAGACTAgtaccatatgcatgatactaatgtATAATACTCCCCACTTTAAGGAACATACTAATGTTGATACTCCCTAATAACTTCTTGACACTGATGCACTGCTTCTTGATATCTCCtgcattttattttaattttttgcttCTTGACATCGATGCTTTGATAATATGTAAATTTTTGCATGGCCGCAAATAAAGAGAAGGCAAGGCAACTCGGCGTATGCGGCCTAGCTGACCCGCCGCTGCATGGCATGGCCATGgagtaatgctacacgtacaaacaAGTTACATGGTTTTATAAAGAGGGTTAATTTGATTGCATGCCACGTGAGAAGAGAGGGGTCGCGAATCTGCAGCGCGTGGGAGAGCCTGTCGCCTCTGCCGCGCCTTCTGCTCCCTGCCTCCCCGCCACCCAAACGGGTCGCTGTTCCTCTTCCTTCAGTTCTGTTGGATCCGCACTGCGCACACAATCCCTCCTTCAGTACTTCATTTCGAAGCTCCACTGAGTGAACACACCCGATTGCCCGATACCCGCGATGGAGTTGGCGGGCGAGTTCTTCAGGCTCGCTCCGGGAACAGAGGAGACACAGCTACGGCAAGGATCGGCAGCTCAATCAGCTAGCTAACTCAAGCATTTAATGCGGATGTACTTTGTATAATCCTCCCCACGCCCAGTGTTTTGTTGTACCGGCCCCACATGTGCCCGCCGTGGCCCGGGCCTGTGCGCCGCGGCATGTATATATAGCCGGCGCATGGCGCGAAGGCAGCACACAGCTCGCCGCTGATCGCACAGCGCAGAGCTCGATCGAGGTGCAACACTCTGCTAGATTACATCACATAGCTAGCTTGGTTTAGCTGCTGTCACCCACGGAAACtactagtactagctagctaggtaCTGTAGCTACGTGATCCTGATCATGGCGTTAGTGCGGAAGCCGATGGTGATGTACGACGGCGGCTTCGACGCCGAAGCATCCGCGTTCGACGCGCTCAGCTACGGCGACCACGACGCGCTGCTCGGAGGCGTCGACGCGGCGGCGCTCTTCGGGGGCTACGCCTACGCCCACGACGAGCCAGCCGGCGCCGCCAGCGCCTACGTGCGGAACAGCGCGAGCTGGGCGAGCGCGGGGCCTTCCGTGCTCTCGTTCGACCACGCCGCGCGGGGCCACGAGGCCCAGGCGGTCGCGGAGGAGGTGCCCGACTGCGACGCGTGGATGGACGACATGGACGTAGATCAGGGCCATCAGCACGCGGCGCCGGCGTCGACCATAGAGTTCGACCCGGCCACGGGGTGCTTCAGCCTGACTCAGAGCTCCGTCGGCGCTCGGCGGCCGTTCGGGCTCCTGTTCCCGAGCACGTCCAACGGCTCGCGCGATGCCGCGGCACCGGCGCGCGGTTCCTCGAAGCGATCGTACGCGGCGCGCCTGCAGGACCAGGACGCGGAGCCGCGGGCCACCAAGAAGCCGTGCGGTGCGAGCAGGAAGACGAGCAAGGCGAAGCCGGCGGCGCCTACCACCAGCTCGCCCAAGGGGGACACGCAAAGCCTCACCGCAAAGGTAAATTCTGCACCGAATCTTTGTACTGCTCGAATTCATTATCATTGCGTTTCCTTGGGGATTTCGGAGGATCTGAACGTACCGTTCCGTGTTGCAGAACCGGCGGGAGAAGATCAGCGAACGGCTCCGGACACTGCAGGAGCTGGTTCCCAACGGTACCAAGGTCGACATGGTCACCATGCTCGAGAAGGCATTCAGCTACGTCAAGTTCCTGCAGCTGCAAGTCAAAGTGCTGGCGACGGACGAGTTCTGGCCGGCGCAAGGGAGAAGGGCGCCGGAGATCTAGGCGCTGGACGCCATCTTGTCGTCGCGGAGGGGGCAACTGAACTGAACTGCTTAGCTAGCCTCCGTGGTAAACGTACAAGGATATGGTAGAGATTAATCAGTAACGAACCACCTCGTTCGAAGATAAATAAGGAGGCGTATGCAAATGTAGGTCCTCTGGTTTACTCTCGCCACTATGTACCCTATTACAGGTGACCTAGGTTGCGTTATATCTTATATGTACGTACTTGATCTGATGCAGTGATTTAGAGGGAGAGAGGTTTAACATTTTGTTAATCCTATGCTTTTTTTGTAAAATTTAGGTTCATTATATTCTTTCTATAGTTAAATAAATAGAACCCCAATAGCGAGCGAACATTCACTGTGGGGTTTGGCAATTGCGAACGTTTTCCATGGCAAATTCTTCAAAAGCACATGGCAATTTCAAGCCCAACGTTGAAACTGGATTTGAATTTACATGACATGATAGACTAATGTTTGAACCAAACTACCAatgtgatgaacttttttcagaaaaATGCATGCCTTTATAAAAGGATGTTTTCAATTAGGGAATACCACGAGTGCGCTAATTACTCGTGCAGGATATGACGACTACACAAAAAAGCCTAAGCAACTACTGTTTCTCTTTACGGGGAGGGACGGGGGTTGCAAATATTGTTGTCTCACCCGCACACATCTTCAAGCTTTATACTACTACTTGTATTGTATGAGCCATGAGGTAAGATAATGGAAACTCTAACCGAACCCTCGAAAGATATCCCTTCAAATTGCTTGTCAAATCTTATCTCCTCAAATATGAGTTAAAAATGTGTAGAGCTAACCGAACACTCAAATTTAATTTCTCAAATCCAAATTGAGCACAACCATAacattcaaaattcaaatttgaaactaGATTAAGAACACATAATGCATAATTTTACATACTAGTTCATAACAGAACATCATATTTCAAAAAACTAGAAAACATTAAGCACAAAACTAAAGCTAAGCAAAGCTAAATTTAAGCTAAAACAAGCACAAATCGCAGGCGGAGAGCTGCGCCTCAACGGCATAgcgctcctcctccttctactGGTGGAAGGACAACACGTTGATGCTGCCATGCACCGCCCCCTAACATGGGGCTCCTCATccttccccctcctcttcctctgacGACAACGATTTGGTGGCAGCATGGGGtttctcctcctccacctcctccatctCGCCGTTGATTCTGGCACGACGACCGACCAAAGATGTTAGCAGAAGTAGGCAAAGCGATGTGTGGAGAGCAGCCTCGCCATGTGGAATAGGGCGGCAACGACGATGAATCGAGCGGCGACATTAGGATGATGGTGGTGGCGAATCGGGCGGCAACGGTGATTTCGGGCCCAATTCTGACGACTTTTGGGGAAAATGGGCGACGACTCGAAATATCTAGGGTTTAAGTGAGGCGCCGGTGGGAATTTATAGCCGCAGGAGGTCAATCGGGTGACGCGCCGACTGGTATGCCATTTTTTTCCAATGAGAAGAGCTAGCATCAGATTTTAAGAGAATGAATGTTTCCTGCTGAAATTTGAGAAGGAAAGGAACCTTTTGAGGCTTATCTCCTAAAAAATTGCCAATATGAGGAAATAAGGATTATTGAGGGTTCGGCTAGATCTGACCTAAGAACAAGAACCCCACACCATGTGTACCATTATTCCACACTTTCTGCAGCATGCACACAAGGTAGGAGTAATAGTATATCACCGCTCAGTGAAAAAAAAACAGTATATCATTGCTTATCCATTTACCTTTTTCTAGGAATGGCCGTTACTTTCACTTTTCAGTCCACATATTA encodes the following:
- the LOC123141688 gene encoding transcription factor bHLH84, translating into MALVRKPMVMYDGGFDAEASAFDALSYGDHDALLGGVDAAALFGGYAYAHDEPAGAASAYVRNSASWASAGPSVLSFDHAARGHEAQAVAEEVPDCDAWMDDMDVDQGHQHAAPASTIEFDPATGCFSLTQSSVGARRPFGLLFPSTSNGSRDAAAPARGSSKRSYAARLQDQDAEPRATKKPCGASRKTSKAKPAAPTTSSPKGDTQSLTAKNRREKISERLRTLQELVPNGTKVDMVTMLEKAFSYVKFLQLQVKVLATDEFWPAQGRRAPEI